The genomic stretch CACCACGGCACCAGCTACATTCGCTATTTTTTGGATGAAGCGCAACGGAGTGGGGAAGAAGTGAATCTGGAAGATTTTCGCTATCCCGGTCCACTGCCTCAAACAAAAGAGACGGCTTTGGTGATGCTGGCAGATGTTGTGGAATCCATCAGCAAATCCAAAAAAGAAGCAAGCGACGATGAGATAGCCGAATTGTTCGATAATACTGTGTTACGGCTCATCCGGGAAGGGCAGTTTGATGAAGCGCCCATCACGATTAAAGACCTTGCTTTGGCAAAAAAAGCCATGTTGCCCATTTTGGAAAGTGTCTTTCGTAAGCGGCTGGAATACCCGGAAGAAAAAATAAGTGAGTAAGATACAGCTAAACATCGAAAACGAAACTGATTATGAACTGGATCCAGAGCCTTTGCAAAACGCGGCACGGATTATTTGTGAAGCTGAGAGGTCTGGCATCCAGTGTCAGATTGGGGTTCTGATTTGCGGTGACGAAATGATGCGAAAATATAACCGGCTTTATCGAGGTGATGATTCTGTGACGGATGTGCTGAGTTTTAATTTGGAAGCAGAACTGCCCGAAAAAGCTGCCAGCGGGGTTCAAAGGGTTTTTTGCGATATTATTATTGACATAAATCAGCTGCAGCGCCAAAAGGGTTCAAACAGCATCGAACAAGAACTGATGGATATTTTTATCCATGGATTGCTGCACGGATTGGGTTACGACCATATCCGCGTTGGAGACCAAAAGTTGATGAAAACAAAAGAAACATATTATAACGAATTAATGCGAGGTGTTCAGTAAAGTGGACGAAGGCCATTTATTGCTGATGATTTTGGCTTTGCTGCTGCTTTCAGCATTTTTTGCCGGATCTGAAACAGCTTTCTTTTCGCTTTCCCGCATCTACCTTAAAAAACTTGAACAGAAAAAGGGAGGCAGCGCCAGACGCGTCCTTAAACTTTTACGGCAGCCCCGGCGTCTTTTGGTGACGGTGCTTTTGGGAAATACTTTTGGCCATATTGCAATCTCGTCGTTGGCAACATTGCTGGCACTTCGCATCGCTGAGAATCAGGCAAACGCATCTTTGGCGATGAGTTTGCAG from Candidatus Cloacimonadota bacterium encodes the following:
- the ybeY gene encoding rRNA maturation RNase YbeY, whose amino-acid sequence is MSKIQLNIENETDYELDPEPLQNAARIICEAERSGIQCQIGVLICGDEMMRKYNRLYRGDDSVTDVLSFNLEAELPEKAASGVQRVFCDIIIDINQLQRQKGSNSIEQELMDIFIHGLLHGLGYDHIRVGDQKLMKTKETYYNELMRGVQ